In Neorhizobium sp. NCHU2750, a single genomic region encodes these proteins:
- a CDS encoding PLP-dependent aminotransferase family protein, with protein MTNWLPDLREGSGPIYIRLADEMEKAIGTGDLAAGSKLPPQRNLAYDIGVTIGTISRAYSLLHERGLVSGEVGRGTYVLSRSESAPHPGHDPVTSSLAGTRPLNTPAGKIRFDSTAAPEIGQSETIASIVSDILTDRAHDVVSYTRGFPEHWQEAGRRWLSYGDWAPQAEAVVPTLGAHAGIMAIISVLTNPGDRIVFEHLTYSQVSRAVGLIGRRISLVDSDRQGVSPDDFERVCVQEHPKIAFFMSSAQNPTLATMPFDHRKAIAEIARRHNVWLIEDNLYGAMNKKEIPLIAAFAPERTFVVDGLSKSVSAGIRGGWVACPAHFAQRVRVAHKMMTGGLPFMLAELAARLVLSGEAENIWNRCRAEINTREALARQTLAGYDFNSNPDIPFLWLKLPDPWLSATFKNAVYTDGVLIDDEDEFKAGRSEKITHRVRLGFSSPVSRQEVDQGLKIVRGLLDSGSAGYDSVA; from the coding sequence AAAGGCAATTGGCACAGGCGATCTGGCCGCCGGCAGCAAATTGCCGCCGCAGCGCAACCTCGCCTATGACATCGGGGTGACAATCGGCACGATCAGCCGTGCCTATTCGCTGCTGCACGAACGCGGACTGGTGAGTGGCGAAGTCGGCCGCGGCACGTATGTTCTCTCGCGCAGCGAAAGCGCGCCACATCCGGGCCACGATCCGGTCACCAGCAGCCTTGCGGGAACGCGCCCGCTCAACACACCTGCCGGAAAAATCCGCTTCGACAGCACGGCCGCGCCCGAAATCGGTCAGAGCGAAACAATTGCGTCGATCGTCTCCGATATCCTGACGGACCGCGCCCATGACGTGGTGAGCTACACGCGTGGCTTTCCGGAACACTGGCAGGAGGCCGGCCGACGCTGGCTGAGCTATGGCGACTGGGCGCCGCAGGCCGAGGCAGTGGTGCCGACATTGGGTGCCCATGCCGGCATCATGGCGATCATCAGCGTGCTGACCAATCCCGGCGACCGGATCGTCTTCGAACACCTGACCTATTCGCAGGTCAGCCGTGCCGTCGGCCTGATCGGCCGACGCATATCGCTGGTCGATTCCGACCGCCAAGGTGTCTCGCCCGACGATTTCGAGCGCGTCTGCGTCCAGGAACATCCGAAGATCGCCTTCTTCATGTCCTCGGCACAGAACCCGACGCTAGCCACCATGCCGTTTGACCATCGCAAGGCGATCGCCGAGATCGCCCGCAGGCACAATGTCTGGCTGATCGAAGACAATCTCTACGGAGCGATGAACAAGAAGGAAATTCCGCTCATCGCCGCCTTCGCGCCGGAGCGAACCTTCGTCGTCGACGGATTGTCGAAATCGGTCTCGGCCGGCATCCGCGGCGGCTGGGTCGCCTGCCCCGCCCATTTTGCCCAACGCGTGCGCGTTGCACACAAGATGATGACCGGCGGCCTTCCCTTCATGCTGGCGGAACTCGCCGCACGGCTGGTCCTCAGCGGCGAGGCAGAGAACATCTGGAACCGATGCCGGGCAGAGATCAACACGCGCGAGGCCCTAGCCCGCCAGACCCTCGCCGGCTACGATTTCAATTCCAACCCGGACATTCCCTTTCTGTGGCTGAAATTGCCCGATCCATGGCTGTCGGCGACTTTCAAGAATGCCGTCTATACAGATGGCGTCCTTATCGATGACGAGGACGAGTTCAAGGCGGGGCGCTCGGAGAAGATCACTCACCGGGTTCGCCTTGGCTTCTCCTCTCCCGTTTCGCGGCAGGAGGTCGATCAGGGTCTCAAGATCGTCCGAGGCCTTCTCGACAGCGGATCGGCCGGTTACGACAGCGTCGCGTAA
- the purL gene encoding phosphoribosylformylglycinamidine synthase subunit PurL — translation MTISNSRQITPELIASHGLKPDEYQRILDLIGREPSFTELGIFSAMWNEHCSYKSSKKWLRTLPTKGRRVIQGPGENAGVVDIDDGDVVVFKMESHNHPSYIEPYQGAATGVGGILRDVFTMGARPIAAMNALRFGAPDHAKTKHLVSGVVAGVGGYGNSFGVPTVGGEVEFDARYNGNILVNAFAAGLAKSDGIFLSEAKGVGLPVVYLGAKTGRDGVGGATMASAEFDESIEEKRPTVQVGDPFTEKCLLEACLELMKTGAVIAIQDMGAAGLTCSAVEMGAKGDLGIELYLDKVPVREEQMTAYEMMLSESQERMLMVLEPSKEEVAKAIFVKWGLDFAIVGKTTDDLRFRVLHQGEEVADLPIKDLGDQAPEYDRPWIQHNGRAPLPANEVAEPADYNEALLKLVASPNQSSRRWVWEQYDTLIQGNSLQLPGGDAGVVRVEGHASKALAFSSDVTPRYVEADPYEGGKQAVAECWRNIVATGAEPLAATDNLNFGNPEKPEIMGQLVGAIKGIGEACTALDFPIVSGNVSLYNETNGIAILPTPTIAGVGLLGDWQKMARIGSAKDGDVLIMIGIDGSHLGSSVYLRDVLDSTDGPAPTVDLVAERRNGEFVRAVIRNAQVTACHDISSGGLGVALAEMAMSSGKGLDVSLADQQGPAHALLFGEDQARYVIAVPADLADFVTASAESAGVPFRTLGKVGGDSLAIDGIVKVSVAELKTAHEGWFPAFMA, via the coding sequence ATGACGATCTCCAATTCCCGCCAGATCACCCCGGAACTTATCGCTTCGCACGGCCTCAAGCCGGACGAGTACCAGCGTATCCTCGATCTGATCGGACGCGAGCCGAGCTTTACCGAGCTTGGCATCTTCTCCGCCATGTGGAACGAGCACTGCTCCTACAAGTCCTCCAAGAAATGGCTGCGTACGCTGCCGACCAAGGGCCGCCGCGTCATCCAAGGACCGGGCGAAAATGCCGGTGTCGTCGATATCGATGATGGCGACGTCGTCGTCTTCAAGATGGAGAGCCACAACCACCCGTCCTATATCGAGCCCTATCAGGGAGCTGCGACCGGCGTTGGCGGCATTCTGCGCGACGTCTTCACCATGGGCGCGCGCCCGATCGCGGCGATGAACGCGCTGCGCTTCGGCGCGCCGGATCACGCCAAGACCAAGCATCTCGTCTCCGGCGTCGTGGCCGGCGTCGGCGGCTACGGCAACTCCTTCGGCGTCCCGACTGTCGGTGGCGAAGTCGAGTTCGACGCCCGCTACAACGGCAATATCCTCGTCAACGCCTTTGCAGCCGGCCTTGCCAAGTCGGACGGTATCTTCCTGTCGGAGGCCAAGGGCGTCGGCCTTCCGGTCGTCTATCTCGGCGCTAAGACCGGACGTGATGGCGTAGGCGGCGCAACCATGGCATCGGCAGAATTCGACGAGTCGATCGAGGAAAAGCGCCCGACCGTTCAGGTCGGCGACCCCTTCACCGAAAAATGCCTGCTCGAAGCCTGCCTCGAACTGATGAAGACCGGCGCCGTCATCGCCATCCAGGACATGGGCGCCGCCGGCCTCACCTGCTCGGCCGTCGAAATGGGCGCCAAGGGCGACCTCGGCATCGAGCTTTATCTCGACAAGGTGCCTGTCCGCGAAGAGCAGATGACGGCCTACGAAATGATGCTGTCGGAAAGCCAGGAGCGTATGCTCATGGTTCTCGAACCCTCCAAGGAAGAAGTCGCCAAGGCAATCTTCGTCAAGTGGGGTCTCGATTTCGCCATCGTCGGCAAGACCACCGACGACCTGCGCTTCCGCGTCCTGCACCAGGGCGAGGAAGTCGCCGATCTGCCGATCAAGGATCTCGGCGACCAGGCTCCCGAATATGACCGTCCGTGGATCCAGCACAACGGCCGCGCGCCGCTGCCGGCAAACGAAGTCGCCGAGCCCGCCGATTACAACGAAGCCCTGCTCAAGCTCGTCGCTTCGCCGAACCAGTCCAGCCGCCGCTGGGTCTGGGAACAGTATGACACGCTGATCCAGGGCAATTCCCTGCAGCTGCCTGGCGGCGATGCCGGCGTCGTGCGCGTCGAAGGCCATGCGTCGAAGGCGCTCGCCTTCTCCTCCGACGTCACCCCGCGTTACGTCGAGGCCGACCCGTATGAAGGCGGCAAGCAGGCGGTTGCCGAGTGCTGGCGCAACATCGTTGCGACCGGCGCGGAACCGCTGGCTGCCACCGACAACCTCAATTTCGGCAATCCGGAAAAGCCGGAAATCATGGGCCAGCTCGTCGGCGCCATCAAGGGTATCGGCGAGGCCTGCACCGCGCTCGACTTCCCGATCGTCTCCGGCAACGTCTCGCTCTACAACGAGACCAACGGCATCGCCATCCTGCCGACCCCCACCATTGCCGGCGTCGGCCTGCTCGGTGATTGGCAGAAGATGGCCCGCATCGGCTCGGCCAAGGATGGTGACGTGCTGATCATGATCGGCATCGATGGCAGCCATCTCGGCTCCTCCGTCTACCTGCGTGACGTGCTTGATTCCACCGATGGCCCGGCGCCGACGGTCGATCTCGTTGCCGAGCGCCGCAATGGCGAATTCGTCCGCGCCGTCATCCGCAATGCGCAGGTCACCGCCTGCCACGACATTTCGTCCGGCGGCCTGGGTGTGGCCCTCGCCGAAATGGCGATGTCCTCTGGCAAGGGCCTCGATGTCAGCCTGGCCGACCAGCAGGGTCCGGCCCACGCTCTGCTCTTCGGTGAAGACCAGGCCCGCTACGTCATCGCCGTTCCGGCCGATCTCGCCGACTTCGTTACCGCCAGCGCCGAAAGCGCCGGCGTGCCCTTCCGCACGCTCGGCAAGGTCGGCGGCGACAGCCTCGCCATCGACGGTATCGTCAAGGTTTCGGTCGCCGAGCTCAAGACCGCCCATGAAGGCTGGTTCCCCGCCTTCATGGCGTGA
- a CDS encoding BolA family transcriptional regulator — MPMRPGEIEDMIKAGLPGAKVTIRDLAGDGDHYAAEVVAEQFRGKSRVQQHQMVYEALKGNMGGVLHALALQTSAPAD, encoded by the coding sequence ATGCCCATGCGACCCGGCGAAATCGAAGACATGATCAAGGCGGGACTTCCCGGTGCCAAGGTCACCATACGCGACCTCGCCGGCGACGGAGATCATTACGCCGCCGAAGTCGTGGCGGAGCAGTTCCGCGGCAAGAGTCGGGTCCAGCAGCACCAGATGGTCTACGAGGCGCTGAAGGGCAATATGGGCGGCGTCCTGCACGCGCTCGCCCTGCAGACATCCGCACCCGCCGACTGA
- the grxD gene encoding Grx4 family monothiol glutaredoxin has protein sequence MSGINDFIGNEIKTNDVVLFMKGTPQFPQCGFSGQVVQILDYLGVDYKGINVLADAEIRQGIKDYSNWPTIPQLYVKGEFVGGCDIVREMFQSGELQSHFEGQGVSVRGAA, from the coding sequence ATGAGCGGTATTAACGATTTCATCGGCAACGAAATCAAGACCAACGACGTCGTGCTTTTTATGAAGGGCACGCCCCAGTTTCCCCAGTGTGGCTTCTCCGGCCAGGTCGTTCAGATCCTGGATTACCTCGGTGTCGACTATAAGGGCATCAACGTCCTTGCCGACGCGGAAATCCGCCAGGGCATCAAGGATTACTCCAACTGGCCGACCATCCCGCAGCTCTACGTCAAGGGCGAATTCGTCGGCGGTTGCGACATCGTCCGCGAGATGTTCCAGTCGGGCGAGTTGCAGAGCCATTTCGAAGGTCAGGGCGTGAGCGTACGCGGCGCCGCCTGA
- a CDS encoding multidrug effflux MFS transporter, whose product MMAALMACNALAIDIMLPALQQIGEALGVDNPNHRQYVVSTYLFGFGFAQLVYGPLSDRFGRRKPLMIGLAIYIISAIAVVFVPSFAGLLILRFTQGLGSAATRVISVSIVRDVYGGRAMAEVMSLIMMVFMIVPVIAPGTGQMVLFFGNWHLIFAFIAVVGAVVMWWIARRLPETLASEDIRPFTASSVLAGFVIVLTNRVALCYTLASTFILGALFGFVNSAQQVYVGVYQLGAAFPLAFACVALFMSLSAFVNSRLVGRFGMRRLSHGALLGFMTVTFCWLLVQLLSPHPMPLVLFLAFFSLTMFQFGWIASNFNSLAMEPLGHVAGTASSVLGFLGTVGGAAIGAMIGQSFNGTALPMIAGFFSVSVVGLVFVLIGEKGKLFQPHNKKI is encoded by the coding sequence ATGATGGCGGCCCTGATGGCGTGTAATGCACTCGCCATCGACATCATGCTCCCTGCCCTTCAGCAGATCGGCGAAGCGCTCGGGGTCGACAATCCGAATCACCGGCAATATGTCGTCTCCACCTATCTCTTCGGTTTCGGCTTCGCCCAGCTCGTCTACGGCCCCTTGTCGGACCGATTCGGCCGCCGCAAGCCACTCATGATCGGCCTTGCCATCTACATCATTTCGGCCATCGCCGTCGTCTTCGTTCCGAGCTTTGCCGGGCTGCTTATTCTGCGCTTCACCCAGGGCCTCGGCTCCGCCGCGACGCGCGTCATTTCCGTTTCGATCGTCCGCGACGTCTATGGCGGCCGCGCCATGGCCGAAGTCATGTCGCTGATCATGATGGTCTTCATGATCGTGCCGGTGATTGCGCCGGGCACCGGGCAGATGGTGCTTTTCTTCGGCAACTGGCACCTGATCTTCGCCTTCATCGCCGTCGTCGGCGCGGTCGTCATGTGGTGGATCGCCCGCCGACTGCCGGAAACACTGGCATCTGAAGACATCCGGCCTTTCACCGCCTCATCGGTACTCGCCGGCTTCGTCATCGTTCTGACAAACCGTGTGGCGCTCTGTTACACGCTCGCCAGCACCTTCATCCTTGGTGCGCTGTTCGGCTTCGTCAACTCTGCCCAGCAGGTCTATGTCGGTGTCTACCAGCTCGGAGCGGCGTTCCCCCTCGCCTTTGCCTGCGTCGCACTTTTCATGTCGCTTTCGGCGTTCGTCAATTCACGCCTCGTCGGCCGTTTCGGTATGCGTCGCCTCTCCCACGGCGCACTTCTCGGCTTCATGACAGTCACCTTCTGCTGGCTTCTGGTGCAGCTCCTGTCGCCACACCCGATGCCGCTGGTGCTCTTCCTGGCGTTTTTCTCGCTCACCATGTTCCAGTTCGGCTGGATCGCCTCGAACTTCAACTCGCTGGCCATGGAGCCGCTCGGCCATGTCGCCGGCACGGCGTCTTCGGTCCTCGGCTTTCTCGGAACCGTCGGTGGTGCAGCCATCGGCGCCATGATCGGCCAGTCCTTCAACGGCACGGCGCTGCCGATGATCGCGGGCTTCTTCTCGGTCTCGGTCGTCGGCCTCGTCTTCGTGCTGATCGGCGAAAAGGGCAAGCTCTTCCAGCCGCACAACAAGAAGATCTGA
- a CDS encoding invasion associated locus B family protein, giving the protein MNLKATNVLRTAMSALALTVGAAAMPLAASAQQAAAPAAPGAPPLGWFKTCTKQEDSDLCVVQNVILAQNGQLITAVGLITLDGKINRKILQVSVPTARLVPPGIVMQIDGGKGMKLDYTVCLPDKCTAEVPLTDPMIASLKKGNEVVFTSMNFRRAPNPIKVALTGFTGAFDGPAITQSQLAESQRTLEEGMQKKAEEARKKLEDAQAAAKQGQ; this is encoded by the coding sequence ATGAATCTCAAGGCTACCAACGTCCTGCGGACTGCCATGTCCGCTCTGGCTCTTACCGTCGGCGCGGCTGCGATGCCGCTCGCGGCATCTGCACAGCAGGCGGCAGCTCCCGCTGCTCCGGGCGCTCCGCCGCTCGGCTGGTTCAAGACCTGCACGAAGCAGGAAGACAGCGATCTCTGCGTCGTGCAGAACGTCATCCTGGCTCAGAACGGCCAGTTGATCACCGCTGTCGGCCTGATCACGCTCGACGGCAAGATCAACCGCAAGATCCTGCAGGTTTCGGTTCCGACCGCTCGCCTCGTTCCTCCGGGCATCGTCATGCAGATCGACGGCGGCAAGGGCATGAAGCTCGACTACACCGTCTGCCTGCCCGACAAGTGCACGGCCGAAGTTCCGCTTACCGACCCGATGATCGCAAGCCTGAAGAAGGGCAACGAAGTGGTCTTCACGTCGATGAACTTCCGTCGCGCGCCGAACCCGATCAAGGTTGCGCTGACCGGATTCACCGGCGCCTTCGACGGCCCGGCAATCACCCAGTCGCAGCTTGCCGAAAGCCAGCGTACGCTGGAAGAAGGCATGCAGAAGAAGGCTGAGGAAGCCCGCAAGAAGCTGGAAGACGCCCAGGCGGCTGCCAAGCAGGGCCAGTAA
- a CDS encoding extracellular solute-binding protein, which translates to MWRFLILLIAFAAPLPSQAQQLDGIAMHGTPDLAAGFSHFDYVNPQVKKGGSIRYGVVGTFDSLNPFILKSMRTTARGLWDTVLGNLVYEPLMTRSANEPFTLYGLLAESVEMDDQRSFIQFNLNPKARWSDGEPITADDVIFTFQLLKDKGRIPFSSRLDAIAKMEKIGDRSVRFTFNNKADREFPLILASSTPILPKHAIDPATFDQSTLKPPIGSGPYRIKSVSPGERIVYERNPDYWGKDIPSKIGFDNYDQISIEYFLQESTMFEAFKKGDLDIYLDGSPTHWTRAYDFPAARNGEVVQDDFKPKLPTGMLGFVFNTRRPIFSDVNVRAGLALAFDFEWANRNLFENAYTRTESYWQNSDLTSLGRPADEREKQLLGPAVADIDPDILDGTYRLPKTDGSGADRTILKRAVDLLAKGGYHIVGGKMVDKTGRQLAFEVMTQTTDQEKLAITYQRSLRLIGVEMAIRTVDDSQYQSRTATFDYDMIVKAYTSSLSPGTEQLGRWGSASRDREGSFNFAGTASPDIDHMIETMLTARSEEDFQASIRAYDRLLLSGHYLVPLYHVPDQWVARRSYIGYPETLPLYGYQLEAWWDKRAQ; encoded by the coding sequence ATGTGGCGTTTTCTTATATTACTGATCGCATTCGCAGCACCGCTGCCGTCTCAGGCCCAACAGCTTGACGGCATCGCCATGCATGGCACGCCGGACCTTGCCGCGGGCTTCAGTCATTTCGACTACGTCAATCCTCAGGTAAAAAAAGGCGGCTCCATTCGCTATGGCGTCGTCGGCACCTTCGACAGCCTCAATCCATTCATCCTGAAGAGCATGCGCACCACCGCCCGCGGCCTGTGGGACACGGTTCTCGGCAATCTCGTCTACGAACCGCTGATGACGCGCTCCGCCAACGAGCCCTTCACGCTTTACGGTCTTCTGGCCGAGAGCGTCGAGATGGACGATCAGCGAAGCTTCATCCAGTTCAACCTCAATCCGAAGGCCCGCTGGTCGGATGGCGAGCCGATCACCGCCGATGACGTGATCTTCACCTTCCAGCTTTTAAAGGACAAGGGCCGCATTCCCTTCTCGTCCCGCCTCGATGCGATCGCCAAGATGGAAAAGATCGGCGATCGCAGCGTCCGCTTCACCTTCAACAACAAGGCCGACCGGGAATTTCCGCTCATCCTGGCGAGTTCGACGCCGATCCTGCCCAAGCACGCGATCGATCCCGCCACATTCGACCAGTCGACCCTGAAACCGCCAATCGGCTCCGGCCCGTACCGCATCAAGTCCGTCTCTCCCGGCGAGCGCATCGTATATGAGCGCAACCCGGATTATTGGGGCAAGGACATCCCGTCCAAGATCGGCTTCGACAATTACGATCAGATCTCGATCGAATATTTCCTCCAGGAAAGCACCATGTTCGAGGCCTTTAAAAAGGGCGATCTCGACATCTATCTCGATGGCAGCCCCACCCACTGGACGCGCGCCTATGATTTCCCCGCCGCCCGCAACGGCGAAGTGGTGCAGGACGATTTCAAGCCGAAGCTGCCGACCGGCATGCTCGGCTTCGTCTTCAACACGCGCCGGCCGATCTTTTCCGACGTCAACGTCCGCGCCGGCCTCGCGCTCGCCTTCGATTTCGAATGGGCCAACAGGAACCTGTTCGAAAACGCCTATACGCGCACCGAAAGCTACTGGCAGAATTCCGATCTCACCTCGCTCGGCAGGCCCGCCGACGAGCGGGAGAAGCAATTACTCGGCCCCGCCGTGGCAGATATCGATCCCGATATTCTCGACGGCACCTACCGGCTGCCGAAGACCGATGGCTCGGGCGCCGATCGCACAATCCTGAAAAGGGCCGTCGATCTCCTGGCCAAGGGCGGCTATCACATCGTCGGCGGCAAGATGGTCGACAAGACCGGCCGCCAGCTCGCCTTCGAGGTGATGACCCAGACGACCGACCAGGAAAAGCTCGCCATCACCTACCAGCGCAGCCTGCGCCTGATCGGCGTGGAGATGGCGATCCGCACCGTCGATGATTCGCAATACCAGTCGCGGACCGCGACATTCGACTACGACATGATCGTAAAAGCCTATACCTCGTCGCTCTCCCCGGGCACCGAGCAGCTTGGCAGATGGGGCTCGGCCTCGCGCGACCGCGAAGGCAGCTTCAATTTTGCCGGCACGGCCAGCCCCGACATCGATCATATGATCGAGACCATGCTGACCGCCCGTTCCGAAGAGGATTTTCAGGCCTCTATCCGCGCCTATGACCGGCTGCTGCTTTCCGGCCACTATCTGGTCCCGCTCTACCATGTGCCCGATCAGTGGGTGGCGCGACGCAGCTATATAGGCTATCCCGAAACCTTGCCGCTCTATGGCTACCAGCTCGAAGCCTGGTGGGACAAGCGAGCGCAGTAA
- a CDS encoding DsbA family oxidoreductase, with protein MERVTIDLVSDVVCPWCYVGKARLELAIAEVQDEVGIDVNWRPYRLNPDIPPEGVDQKAYLEEKLGGAEAVARSRETLTKLGAEVGIRFDFEAIKIGPNTLDAHRLIHWAMLESREIQDLVVTGLFRANFEEGRNVGDHAVLADIAEAAGMDRKVVENLLKSDADKDMVLGEIDAAQKMGVNGVPFFIIDGQYAVSGAQTPDVLAGAFRDIAKLKTEARKSMI; from the coding sequence ATGGAGCGCGTCACCATCGACCTCGTTTCGGACGTTGTCTGCCCCTGGTGCTATGTCGGCAAGGCACGGCTCGAACTCGCCATTGCCGAAGTTCAGGATGAGGTCGGCATTGACGTCAATTGGCGCCCCTACCGGCTGAACCCCGACATTCCGCCGGAAGGCGTCGACCAGAAGGCCTATCTGGAGGAAAAGCTCGGTGGCGCAGAAGCCGTTGCCCGCAGTCGCGAAACGCTGACGAAGCTCGGCGCCGAAGTCGGAATCCGCTTTGACTTCGAGGCCATCAAGATCGGCCCCAATACGCTCGATGCGCACCGGCTCATCCACTGGGCCATGCTTGAGAGCCGCGAGATACAGGATCTCGTCGTGACCGGTCTTTTCCGGGCCAATTTCGAGGAAGGCCGAAATGTCGGCGATCACGCCGTTCTGGCCGATATCGCAGAAGCTGCCGGCATGGACCGCAAGGTGGTAGAAAACCTGCTGAAGTCGGATGCCGACAAGGACATGGTGCTCGGCGAAATCGATGCCGCCCAGAAGATGGGCGTCAACGGCGTTCCATTCTTCATCATCGACGGGCAATATGCAGTCAGCGGTGCCCAGACGCCGGATGTCCTCGCCGGTGCCTTCCGCGATATCGCCAAACTCAAGACCGAAGCCCGCAAGAGCATGATCTAG
- a CDS encoding DMT family transporter, which translates to MQKDHTLKGVLLAFAAFAAYAWSDASVKMIEGHLSPYQSSFLGAVFCLAGLPFIMKKGDRWADILNTTNRPLWLLRFIAQAGGTIGSVTAFTHLSMAEAFALIFLLPSFVTIMSVVFLKEKVGVKRWAAVVIGFAGVLVVLRPGFRELSIGHLGAVFGGLSGAISIVVFRAMGPSEKNISLYGAGVLGTILVCGAISIPGFQIPSAIQWTYLAGYGLLAALAAILLMYAATHAPATLIGPTQYSQMLWAVLFGYLVFGDHIDLPMLIGIILIVGSGLLTLMREKARGTPLPPAVAPNAQAAAMIAPDGGEKKD; encoded by the coding sequence GTGCAAAAAGACCACACCCTCAAGGGTGTCCTCCTCGCCTTTGCGGCATTCGCCGCCTATGCGTGGAGCGACGCCAGCGTCAAGATGATCGAAGGACATCTGAGCCCCTACCAGTCCTCCTTCCTCGGTGCGGTCTTCTGCCTCGCCGGCCTGCCCTTCATCATGAAGAAGGGCGATCGCTGGGCCGATATTCTCAACACCACCAACCGGCCCCTCTGGCTCCTGCGCTTCATCGCCCAGGCGGGCGGCACGATCGGCAGCGTAACGGCCTTCACCCATCTGTCGATGGCCGAGGCCTTTGCGCTGATCTTCCTTCTTCCCTCCTTCGTCACCATCATGTCGGTGGTCTTCTTGAAGGAGAAGGTCGGGGTGAAGCGCTGGGCCGCCGTCGTCATCGGCTTTGCCGGCGTTCTCGTCGTCCTGCGCCCCGGTTTTCGTGAATTGTCGATCGGCCATCTCGGCGCCGTCTTCGGCGGCTTGAGCGGCGCGATCTCGATCGTCGTCTTCCGCGCCATGGGCCCGTCGGAAAAGAACATCTCGCTCTATGGCGCAGGCGTTCTCGGCACGATCCTCGTCTGCGGCGCGATCTCCATTCCCGGCTTCCAGATCCCGAGCGCCATCCAGTGGACCTATCTCGCAGGCTACGGCCTACTCGCTGCGCTCGCCGCCATCCTGCTCATGTATGCGGCGACCCATGCCCCGGCAACGCTGATCGGCCCGACGCAATACAGCCAGATGCTCTGGGCGGTTCTGTTCGGCTATCTCGTCTTCGGCGACCATATCGACCTGCCGATGCTGATCGGCATCATCCTGATCGTCGGCTCCGGCCTGCTGACCCTGATGCGCGAAAAGGCCCGCGGCACCCCGCTGCCGCCCGCCGTGGCGCCAAACGCCCAGGCGGCCGCAATGATCGCCCCGGACGGCGGCGAGAAGAAAGACTGA